The following coding sequences lie in one Arachis ipaensis cultivar K30076 chromosome B05, Araip1.1, whole genome shotgun sequence genomic window:
- the LOC107643946 gene encoding serine/threonine-protein kinase HT1: protein MKEGNDGFVRADQIDLKTIDEQLERHLNKVLTIEKNKQKQDGEEQQQQQDVVAVATATKLKSVVSSSFKKQRQEWEIDPSNLIIKGVIARGTFGTVHRGVYDGQDVAVKMLDYGEEGQRTDAEIAALRSAFTQEVAVWHKLDHPNVTKFIGATMGSSELQIQTDDGLISLPSNICCVVVEYLAGGALKSFLIKNRRRKLAFKVVIQLALDLARGLSYLHSQKIVHRDVKTENMLLDKTRTVKIADFGVARVEASNPNDMTGETGTLGYMAPEVLNGNPYNRKCDVYSFGICLWEIYCCDMPYPDLSFSEITSAVVRQNLRPEIPRCCPSSLANVMKKCWDANPDKRPEMDEVVSLLEAIDTSKGGGMIPPDQQQGCLCFRKSRGP from the exons atGAAGGAAGGGAATGATGGCTTTGTTAGAGCTGATCAGATTGATCTCAAGACCATTGATGAGCAGCTTGAGAGGCACCTCAACAAGGTTCTGACCATTGAGAAGAACAAGCAGAAGCAAGATggagaagaacaacaacaacaacaagatgTTGTTGCTGTTGCCACTGCCACCAAGTTGAAGAGTGTTGTCTCTTCTAGTTTCAAGAAGCAGAGGCAGGAGTGGGAAATTGACCCTTCTAACCTCATCATTAAAGGTGTCATAGCCCGTGGAACTTTTGGTACTGTCCACCGTGGTGTCTATGATGGCCAAGATGTTGCTG TTAAAATGCTGGACTATGGTGAAGAAGGGCAACGGACCGATGCTGAAATCGCAGCCCTGAGGTCGGCGTTTACACAAGAAGTTGCTGTTTGGCATAAACTTGATCATCCAAATGTGACAAAG TTCATAGGAGCAACAATGGGATCTTCAGAATTGCAGATACAAACTGATGATGGTCTAATTAGCCTGCCAAGCAATATTTGCTGTGTTGTTGTGGAGTATCTTGCTGGAGGTGCGCTTAAATCTTTCCTGATAAAGAATCGAAGAAGAAAGTTGGCTTTTAAGGTTGTCATCCAGTTGGCACTTGATCTTGCAAGAGG GCTGAGTTACCTTCATTCTCAAAAGATTGTTCATAGAGATGTAAAGACAGAGAACATGCTGTTGGATAAGACACGCACGGTTAAGATTGCTGATTTTGGCGTCGCCCGTGTTGAAGCGTCAAATCCGAATGACATGACTGGGGAGACCGGTACACTTGGTTACATGGCTCCCGAG GTCTTAAATGGCAACCCCTATAACAGGAAATGTGATGTGTACAGTTTTGGAATCTGTTTATGGGAAATATATTGCTGTGACATGCCATATCCCGACCTCAGTTTCTCGGAGATTACTTCAGCCGTTGTTCGCCag aatctgaGACCAGAAATACCAAGATGTTGTCCTAGCTCTCTAGCAAACGTGATGAAGAAATGCTGGGACGCGAATCCTGATAAACGACCTGAGATGGACGAGGTAGTTTCCTTGCTCGAGGCGATCGATACATCGAAAGGTGGAGGTATGATCCCGCCTGATCAGCAGCAGGGTTGTCTTTGCTTTCGCAAAAGCCGAGGGCCTTGA
- the LOC107640978 gene encoding very-long-chain (3R)-3-hydroxyacyl-CoA dehydratase PASTICCINO 2A-like → MFAIIQCNCILIFLISSLGGFTISELNIDSRIQICSGFGFHNAGLVRSPISPTLPQIGSRLCLTWGILWSFPETRNHVLVTSLLMSWSITQIIHYSFFGFKEAFPSWLLWLRRFLHAQLLPRTMTSSSITDEFGFGIGSCIHSWCRISF, encoded by the exons ATGTTCGCAATAATTCAATGTAACTGCATCCTTATCTTCCTTATCTCATCCCTTGGAGGGTTCACCATTTCAGAATTGAATATCGACTCCAGAATCCAGATTTGTTCTGGTTTTGGGTTCCATAATGCTG GGCTTGTCCGGTCTCCAATTTCACCAACCTTGCCACAGATAGGTTCTAGGTTGTGCCTGACTTGGGGCATCTTATGGAGTTTCCCTGAG ACCCGGAATCATGTGCTTGTTACCTCCCTACTAATGAGCTGGTCCATCACTCAG ATAATTCACTATTCTTTCTTTGGCTTCAAGGAGGCTTTCCCATCATGGCTTTTGTGGCTAAG GCGATTCTTGCATGCGCAATTGCTGCCAAGGACTATGACAAGCTCGAGTATTACAG ATGAGTTTGGTTTTGGGATTGGCTCTTGCATTCATTCTTGGTGCAGGATTTCCTTTTAG